The sequence CGTGGCTTGATAGAAGTAACGATAACCGCCCACCTCAGACTCAATCACTTGTGCATCATCATCGGAATAGAAAATACCGTAGTCGGTTTCTGCTTCTTTCGCTAAATACGGCGAGTCCGGCACTATGCCGTTTTGCAGACGCTCTTCTTGCGGATCAAAGCCACGCTTAATATAGCAGCCCAGTTCGCCCTGTAACTTAAAGCGTAAACTCGGTCCGGGATGATAAGGGCTGGAATGCAAAATCACTTCTTTATCGCGGTAATGCAACAGCACATGAAAGTAGTCCGTCACTTTGCCACCTGGGCGCATCGATAAACAACGGCCCGTCACCGCTTGTGGCTTACCAAATAATACCAACGCCTGATCGACTAAATGCCCGCCTAAATCAAACCAAATACCGGCACCCACACCTGGGGTTTCTACCCGTACCCGAGGGCGAAAGCGATCAAAGTGGGATTCAAAACCATGAATTGGGCCCAAGGTGCCATCTGCCAGTAATTTGCGTAACGTTAAAAAGTCACTGTCCCAGCGGCGGTTATGAAATGGGATCAAGCACAGGTTATTAGTTTCAGCTAAGCGCATTAACTCTGTACCTTGATGCAGCTGAGTGACGGTGGGGTTTTCCATCACCACATG comes from Oceanisphaera profunda and encodes:
- a CDS encoding Gfo/Idh/MocA family oxidoreductase, yielding MIKTAIIGYGQSASIFHLPFIDSLADFELVAISTSKPELAAEEWPNVAVYTDVDLMLAESGAELVVITAPNEVHYELGRKALSLGLHVVMENPTVTQLHQGTELMRLAETNNLCLIPFHNRRWDSDFLTLRKLLADGTLGPIHGFESHFDRFRPRVRVETPGVGAGIWFDLGGHLVDQALVLFGKPQAVTGRCLSMRPGGKVTDYFHVLLHYRDKEVILHSSPYHPGPSLRFKLQGELGCYIKRGFDPQEERLQNGIVPDSPYLAKEAETDYGIFYSDDDAQVIESEVGGYRYFYQATAKAIRGEAPPPVTMQDALDGLNIINIAEKSSAEGRTLPLTATSFRE